A portion of the Paenibacillus sp. PvR098 genome contains these proteins:
- the tatC gene encoding twin-arginine translocase subunit TatC, with the protein MAQQDHELHVVTHLEEMRKRLIVTLCSFLVALAAAFLYAKPIYAWLVRDMEGRLTVLGPTDMLWVYLMISGVFAIAVTIPVAGIQLWSFLKPALKPDERKAALAFIPALAVLFAAGISFGYFVLFPMVLSFMKAMAQEQVNIMYTADKYFRFMLNLTLPLGLLFEMPAVVMFLTKIGVLNPVRLAKARKVAYFVLIVVSITITPPDFVSDVLVIVPLLLLYEFSITLSKWVYKKKLTVVSEA; encoded by the coding sequence ATGGCACAACAAGATCATGAATTGCATGTAGTGACCCATTTGGAAGAAATGAGAAAGCGCTTGATAGTAACCCTCTGTTCCTTCTTGGTTGCGCTAGCCGCCGCATTCTTGTATGCCAAGCCGATTTATGCCTGGCTGGTCCGTGACATGGAGGGCAGGCTGACCGTTCTCGGACCTACGGATATGCTGTGGGTCTATCTGATGATCTCGGGCGTCTTCGCCATAGCGGTGACGATACCCGTTGCGGGAATTCAGCTGTGGAGCTTTTTGAAGCCGGCTCTAAAGCCGGATGAGAGAAAGGCGGCACTGGCCTTCATTCCTGCCTTAGCCGTTCTGTTCGCGGCAGGAATATCCTTCGGATATTTCGTTTTGTTTCCGATGGTATTGTCTTTTATGAAGGCAATGGCCCAAGAACAAGTGAACATTATGTACACGGCGGACAAATACTTTCGGTTTATGCTGAACCTCACGCTGCCGTTAGGGCTGCTGTTTGAGATGCCTGCGGTCGTTATGTTTCTCACGAAAATCGGCGTGCTGAACCCGGTACGGCTGGCCAAAGCGAGGAAGGTTGCTTATTTTGTGCTGATTGTCGTTTCCATTACGATTACGCCGCCGGATTTCGTTTCCGATGTTCTTGTGATTGTCCCTTTGCTGCTGTTGTACGAATTCAGCATTACTTTATCCAAATGGGTCTATAAGAAGAAGCTGACGGTAGTATCGGAAGCGTAA
- the tatA gene encoding twin-arginine translocase TatA/TatE family subunit has product MPFGNIGIPGLILILIIALIIFGPSKLPELGRAFGRTLSEFKSATKGLIGEDDNTLETDKPQAKPASAAVNGSASVESKPHLVAVDKTQS; this is encoded by the coding sequence ATGCCATTCGGTAATATCGGGATACCCGGTTTAATCTTAATTTTGATTATTGCTTTAATTATTTTCGGTCCGTCCAAGCTTCCAGAGCTTGGAAGAGCTTTCGGCCGCACCTTGAGCGAGTTTAAAAGCGCGACAAAGGGATTGATCGGTGAAGATGACAACACGTTGGAGACAGACAAGCCCCAGGCGAAACCTGCTTCCGCTGCTGTTAACGGCTCCGCTTCGGTTGAATCCAAGCCTCACTTGGTTGCTGTGGACAAAACACAGTCTTAA